In the Maribacter sp. MJ134 genome, one interval contains:
- the msrB gene encoding peptide-methionine (R)-S-oxide reductase MsrB, translating to MTLTWKDVIHFSVNGNPVPDKRVEKTESEWKQILTPEQFRITRKKGTEAPHTGALCSVHDAGKYECICCNTPLFDSTIKFESGTGWPSFTQPIKANSIKYIKDVSFGMIRVEVLCNTCDAHLGHVFPDGPEPSGLRYCINSESLKITKEAK from the coding sequence ATGACTTTAACATGGAAAGATGTTATTCATTTCTCAGTGAACGGAAACCCTGTTCCTGATAAGAGAGTTGAGAAAACCGAGAGTGAATGGAAACAGATCTTAACTCCTGAACAATTTAGGATTACCCGAAAAAAAGGTACGGAAGCACCGCATACCGGAGCACTTTGTAGCGTACATGATGCAGGCAAATACGAATGTATCTGCTGTAATACGCCACTTTTTGATTCTACCATAAAGTTCGAATCCGGGACGGGATGGCCCAGTTTTACGCAACCGATAAAAGCCAACTCCATAAAATATATAAAGGATGTTAGTTTTGGAATGATACGGGTAGAGGTACTTTGCAATACTTGTGATGCCCATCTTGGCCACGTTTTTCCAGACGGACCGGAACCAAGTGGACTCCGCTATTGTATAAATTCTGAATCCCTAAAAATTACGAAAGAAGCTAAATGA
- a CDS encoding peptide MFS transporter — translation MTSTKPAHQRELFGHPVGLYVLFFTEMWERFSYYGMRALLTLYMTAQTLENDPQSGLGWTTTEALALYGWYTMLVYLMSIPGGFIADRLIGQKKAVTIGAILLTAGHGVLAIDAIWAYYTGLGLVILGVGMLKPNISTMVGGLYKQNDIRRDKGFSIFYVGINLGSFTASLSVGLVAALYGWHYGFGLAGIGMLLGLVVYLYGQRFLTHVGNEPTVEEKSSDISLATLFSQLLKSPLQLGIVVVLLALSIYAGFTFEGPDHWGYGALFIVLTLVTGLMMMIYKNLNGQVEKDRYLVLLISLLMVVVFWGSFEQMGGLMNLYAEEKTNRMLMGWEVPAAWFQGANAGFIILFAVLVANFWAKRKLKGKEASSIFKMAVGVIIMGIGFVYMVFASMQYEANGSSAMYWLVLAYLFHTLGELCLSPVSLSFFTKLAPARYMALMMGVYWAATGLGNKVAGVIGESSVQAGEFKVFGGLFVFAVLFGLLVILLLKPLKRLTHGAEDKETVIHDDETEGFELSDH, via the coding sequence ATGACAAGTACAAAACCGGCACATCAAAGAGAGCTTTTTGGACATCCCGTAGGATTATATGTTCTCTTTTTTACAGAAATGTGGGAGCGTTTTTCCTATTATGGCATGCGCGCATTGCTTACGCTATATATGACCGCGCAAACTTTGGAAAATGACCCGCAGAGTGGTTTGGGCTGGACGACGACAGAGGCTCTTGCCCTATATGGTTGGTATACCATGTTGGTTTATTTGATGAGTATCCCCGGCGGTTTTATTGCAGATAGATTAATAGGACAAAAAAAAGCCGTGACCATTGGCGCGATTCTTTTAACAGCTGGTCATGGCGTATTGGCTATAGATGCGATATGGGCTTACTATACAGGTCTAGGCTTAGTTATTTTAGGTGTTGGAATGTTGAAACCCAATATCTCCACTATGGTAGGCGGGTTGTACAAACAGAATGACATTAGAAGGGATAAAGGGTTTAGTATATTTTATGTTGGCATCAATTTAGGTTCATTTACAGCGTCACTTTCCGTAGGGTTAGTGGCTGCCTTATATGGATGGCACTATGGTTTTGGCCTAGCAGGTATTGGAATGTTGCTTGGCCTAGTAGTTTATCTGTACGGACAGCGTTTCTTGACCCATGTGGGCAACGAACCAACGGTCGAAGAAAAGTCATCAGATATTAGTCTTGCGACACTTTTTTCTCAATTATTGAAGTCGCCCTTACAATTAGGAATTGTAGTGGTGTTATTGGCCTTGTCCATCTATGCCGGATTTACATTCGAAGGACCGGACCATTGGGGTTACGGAGCCTTGTTTATTGTATTGACGCTAGTAACGGGATTAATGATGATGATCTATAAGAATTTGAACGGCCAAGTGGAAAAGGATAGGTATTTAGTATTGTTGATATCCCTGTTGATGGTGGTCGTTTTTTGGGGGTCATTTGAGCAAATGGGCGGATTAATGAATTTGTACGCTGAAGAAAAGACAAATAGAATGCTTATGGGATGGGAAGTACCTGCGGCTTGGTTTCAAGGGGCAAATGCTGGATTTATAATTCTCTTTGCCGTACTGGTGGCCAATTTTTGGGCTAAAAGAAAACTTAAGGGCAAAGAGGCTTCTTCTATATTTAAGATGGCGGTCGGTGTTATTATTATGGGCATCGGTTTTGTTTATATGGTATTTGCGTCTATGCAGTACGAGGCCAATGGCAGTTCGGCCATGTATTGGCTAGTATTGGCGTATCTGTTTCACACCTTGGGCGAGTTGTGCCTGTCCCCTGTTTCTTTATCCTTCTTTACCAAGTTGGCACCGGCAAGGTATATGGCCCTAATGATGGGTGTTTATTGGGCGGCCACGGGATTGGGCAACAAAGTGGCGGGAGTCATTGGCGAAAGCTCTGTACAGGCAGGTGAATTTAAAGTATTTGGAGGATTGTTCGTTTTTGCAGTCCTTTTTGGACTTTTAGTGATACTACTATTGAAACCTCTAAAACGACTTACACATGGGGCGGAGGATAAGGAAACCGTTATTCATGACGATGAAACCGAAGGTTTTGAGCTATCTGACCACTAA
- the msrA gene encoding peptide-methionine (S)-S-oxide reductase MsrA has product MKSNIEVITVGGGCFWCTEAVFQEVKGVEKVVSGYTGGNAPGKPTYREICSGLTGHAEVVQVSFDASVISLSDILIIFMTTHDPTTLNRQGADAGTQYRSVIYYKNDRQKETANAVIKELNPYYDNSIVTEVSPLGIFYDAEEAHQNYYRNNTSQGYCQVVINPKLSKLRKLHADKLKA; this is encoded by the coding sequence ATGAAAAGCAATATAGAAGTTATAACCGTAGGTGGTGGATGTTTTTGGTGCACCGAGGCGGTTTTTCAAGAAGTAAAAGGTGTTGAAAAGGTAGTATCTGGATATACGGGTGGAAACGCTCCCGGTAAACCAACGTACAGAGAAATCTGTTCCGGTTTAACGGGGCATGCAGAGGTTGTGCAAGTAAGCTTTGATGCCTCCGTAATATCACTTTCGGATATCCTCATCATATTCATGACCACGCACGATCCTACTACGCTCAATAGACAAGGAGCGGATGCCGGAACGCAGTATCGTTCCGTAATTTACTATAAAAACGATAGGCAAAAGGAAACGGCCAATGCGGTAATTAAAGAACTAAACCCTTATTATGATAATTCTATAGTAACCGAGGTAAGTCCTTTAGGTATTTTTTATGATGCGGAAGAAGCCCATCAGAATTACTACAGAAATAATACATCCCAGGGCTATTGCCAAGTAGTCATTAACCCTAAGCTTTCTAAGCTACGAAAGCTACATGCGGACAAGTTGAAGGCGTAA
- the lpxB gene encoding lipid-A-disaccharide synthase has protein sequence MKYYIIAGEASGDLHGANLIKELRLQDKDANIRCWGGDLMQNAGGTLVKHYKEMAFMGFLEVLLNLNSIFKNITSCKEDILNFSPDILIFIDYSGFNLRIAKWAKENGLKTNYYISPQIWASREGRIENIKRDIDAMHVILPFEKDFYENKHNFPVNFVGHPLLDAIANRPILDEARFRQEHQLHPNKPIVALLPGSRKQEVQKMLQVMLSLSDDFKDYEFVIAGAPSLDRTFYTSFLADENVKYVQSKTYDLLSLAHAALVTSGTATLETALFNVPQVVCYKANWISYQIAKRIITLEYISLVNLIMGAEIVKELIQDKLTKVNLKNELNLILSGPKREKQINAYQLLSQKLGGHGASKKAASLIISNAKREG, from the coding sequence ATGAAGTATTATATTATTGCTGGGGAAGCATCGGGTGACCTTCATGGTGCTAATCTTATCAAAGAATTGAGGCTCCAAGATAAGGATGCGAACATACGCTGCTGGGGAGGTGATTTGATGCAGAATGCCGGTGGAACCTTGGTCAAGCATTACAAGGAAATGGCCTTTATGGGCTTCTTGGAAGTACTATTGAACCTAAATTCAATTTTTAAGAACATTACATCCTGCAAGGAAGATATTCTTAATTTTAGTCCCGATATCCTAATCTTCATCGATTATTCCGGATTTAATCTTAGAATCGCTAAATGGGCGAAAGAAAACGGACTCAAAACCAATTATTATATTTCTCCCCAAATTTGGGCTTCAAGAGAAGGACGCATAGAAAATATAAAAAGGGATATTGATGCCATGCACGTGATTTTACCCTTTGAGAAGGATTTTTACGAAAACAAACATAATTTTCCAGTGAATTTTGTAGGCCACCCGTTATTGGATGCTATTGCTAATAGGCCAATACTCGATGAAGCACGTTTTAGACAAGAACATCAGTTACATCCAAACAAACCCATTGTAGCGCTACTACCGGGTAGCCGTAAACAAGAGGTGCAAAAAATGCTGCAGGTGATGCTATCACTTTCCGATGATTTTAAAGACTATGAATTTGTTATTGCCGGCGCACCTAGTTTGGACAGAACCTTCTATACCTCTTTCTTAGCTGACGAGAACGTGAAGTACGTACAGAGCAAAACCTACGATTTATTGTCGTTAGCCCATGCAGCGCTTGTTACGAGTGGTACGGCAACCTTAGAAACCGCTTTGTTCAATGTACCCCAAGTGGTGTGCTACAAAGCCAATTGGATATCTTATCAAATCGCAAAACGAATCATTACACTAGAGTACATTTCTTTGGTAAACCTTATCATGGGAGCGGAAATCGTAAAAGAATTGATACAGGACAAGCTCACGAAAGTTAACTTAAAAAATGAATTGAATCTCATCCTGTCCGGACCTAAAAGGGAAAAACAGATTAACGCCTACCAGCTATTAAGTCAAAAATTAGGAGGGCACGGAGCCAGTAAAAAGGCTGCTTCATTAATCATTTCCAACGCAAAACGAGAAGGGTGA
- a CDS encoding C40 family peptidase, which yields MRPFICIFLVLCLASCGSGKNSKTIAQKRKISVAAADNARRGNSYSPKPRKAVEVTNSTSLSKADKVINTALTFSGVRYKFGGTTQKGMDCSGLLYVSFGKHDIQLPRTSIHMAEEGKKIRIRDVEKGDLLFFKTNRRAKRINHVGMVVAVENNEIKFIHASSSRGVTVSSLREGFWNQAFVKATRIL from the coding sequence ATGCGACCATTTATCTGTATTTTTTTAGTGCTATGTTTAGCCAGTTGCGGAAGTGGCAAAAACAGCAAAACCATCGCACAGAAGCGCAAAATTTCTGTTGCTGCGGCGGATAATGCGCGGCGCGGAAACTCCTATTCCCCTAAGCCCCGTAAAGCTGTAGAAGTAACGAATAGCACCAGTTTGTCCAAAGCGGACAAGGTCATCAATACTGCTCTAACTTTTTCCGGAGTGCGGTACAAGTTCGGAGGTACCACCCAAAAAGGAATGGATTGTTCCGGCTTGCTCTACGTTTCCTTTGGGAAGCACGATATACAACTTCCAAGAACTTCCATACACATGGCAGAAGAAGGTAAAAAAATCAGGATCCGGGATGTGGAAAAAGGAGATTTACTGTTCTTTAAGACCAACAGGCGAGCTAAAAGAATTAATCATGTAGGTATGGTCGTAGCCGTTGAGAACAATGAAATTAAATTCATACATGCTTCTTCCTCTAGAGGAGTAACCGTTTCTTCCTTAAGGGAAGGTTTCTGGAATCAAGCTTTTGTAAAAGCTACTCGAATACTCTAG
- a CDS encoding DNA/RNA non-specific endonuclease, which produces MRFDTKNRTIYSILILVCVVGFWLFENFYTPGTYSTSKEALKEANFPENLLPSSTTDEIVHHSYFSLSYNEPFEQAEWVAYVLNKEHLTYDDRKRPYFIEDPWVKSKSADWKNYKGSGYDRGHLVPAGDRRFSEQAYNETFYTSNISPQDRDFNAGVWNRLEMMTRSWAKRYGKLYIITGGVLEDGLDEIGDEDVAVPRYFYKIVAKGSPDQLEAVGFILPNEEQTTPLSNFAVTIDAIEMRTGIDFFKELPVEQQAVMESRVRLKNWKF; this is translated from the coding sequence ATGAGATTTGATACTAAAAATAGAACTATTTACTCAATTTTAATCCTTGTTTGCGTAGTAGGTTTTTGGCTTTTTGAAAACTTTTATACACCCGGCACCTATTCTACAAGCAAAGAAGCTCTCAAAGAAGCGAATTTTCCTGAAAACCTGTTGCCTAGCTCTACAACAGATGAAATAGTGCACCATTCTTATTTTTCCTTGTCCTATAACGAGCCTTTTGAACAGGCAGAATGGGTGGCTTATGTCTTGAACAAAGAACATTTGACGTATGACGATAGAAAAAGACCTTATTTTATTGAAGATCCATGGGTAAAATCGAAATCAGCCGATTGGAAGAACTACAAAGGCTCCGGTTATGATCGTGGGCACTTGGTCCCTGCCGGTGACCGTAGGTTTTCAGAACAGGCCTATAACGAGACTTTCTATACCAGCAACATAAGTCCGCAGGACAGGGATTTCAACGCAGGTGTTTGGAATAGATTAGAAATGATGACGAGGTCTTGGGCAAAAAGATACGGGAAATTATATATAATAACTGGAGGTGTGTTGGAGGATGGCTTGGATGAGATTGGTGATGAAGACGTAGCGGTTCCGAGGTATTTTTATAAGATTGTAGCAAAGGGAAGCCCGGATCAATTAGAGGCTGTCGGGTTTATCTTACCGAATGAAGAACAAACAACACCACTATCTAATTTTGCGGTTACCATTGATGCTATAGAAATGAGAACCGGAATTGATTTCTTTAAAGAACTACCGGTTGAGCAGCAGGCCGTGATGGAATCTAGAGTACGCTTGAAAAACTGGAAGTTTTAA
- a CDS encoding ComEC/Rec2 family competence protein, whose product MKLFAFVPVKLALLLIIGILIGRYFTFDISWTLGCTLALIITLSLYYTLTKQLTSTLFGSIAAATTIALGTLTYQQAQPINNSAHYSKAAFENNGPWQLKIKEVLKPSSFSQRYIATVNSLDRNLVSGKILLNKKMDTTALTLHVDDELWVYTRPIAIGPPLNPHQFDYKRYLEHMGIYHQLNLNTTNYIKSKTHTSTVYGLAAKARLHIVEKLKEQNFGADELGVIQALLLGQRSDLSEETYDNYKKAGAVHILAVSGLHIGILLLLIQFLLSPLRTLPKGNIVILVLSVVLLWGFAFLAGLSASIIRACTMFSFIAYALSLNRPSNTSNILSLSLFFILLFINPNLLFHIGFQMSYAAVFAIVWIYPLLQKLWFPKHKIVRYFWQLLSVSLAAQLGVLPISLYYFHQFPGLFFISNLLIVPVLGAILAIGILVILLSLNNALPDWLVWLFNKLILWMNTVVDLVAQQEAFIFKSIPFDHIQLVIGYIVILLMIGLLSKVTFKRLSFFLFGILGFQLWTMYADYNASKQKDILLLHQTRNTVLIQRNGRYLNVWSKDSLKSKNILTNFEVQERIYRTTHDTLRQAYLADNQSFLIIDSLGIFPAAKEKNIILLTDSPKINLERLIRDTRPKLILVDGSNYKSYVARWKNTCKKAKLPFHYTGEMGAYSFISEPY is encoded by the coding sequence ATGAAGTTATTCGCGTTCGTTCCCGTAAAATTAGCGCTACTTCTCATTATCGGAATACTTATCGGTCGGTATTTTACGTTTGACATCAGTTGGACTCTTGGCTGTACCTTAGCCCTCATCATTACACTAAGTTTATATTATACTTTAACCAAACAACTAACTTCTACCCTATTCGGTAGTATTGCCGCGGCTACCACGATTGCATTAGGAACACTTACCTACCAACAGGCGCAACCCATAAATAATAGCGCACACTACAGCAAAGCTGCTTTTGAAAACAATGGCCCGTGGCAACTTAAAATAAAGGAGGTGCTGAAACCCTCTTCTTTCTCTCAACGATATATTGCCACGGTCAACAGCTTGGACCGTAATCTGGTCTCGGGGAAAATATTGCTCAATAAAAAGATGGACACTACCGCGCTTACGCTCCATGTTGATGATGAGCTTTGGGTGTACACCCGACCTATTGCCATTGGACCTCCATTAAATCCGCATCAATTTGATTATAAGCGGTATTTGGAACATATGGGCATCTACCATCAGTTGAACTTAAATACAACAAATTATATAAAAAGTAAGACCCACACTAGTACTGTTTATGGCCTGGCGGCCAAAGCAAGATTACATATTGTTGAGAAATTAAAAGAGCAGAATTTTGGAGCCGATGAACTCGGTGTTATCCAGGCATTATTACTTGGACAGCGTTCTGATTTATCTGAAGAAACCTATGATAATTATAAGAAAGCGGGTGCTGTACATATCCTTGCAGTTTCGGGATTACATATTGGGATATTGTTATTGTTAATTCAATTTTTGCTTAGTCCGTTAAGAACCTTGCCGAAAGGCAATATCGTTATCCTCGTCCTTTCTGTTGTGCTCCTTTGGGGATTTGCGTTTCTGGCCGGACTTTCCGCTTCAATTATAAGAGCATGTACCATGTTCAGCTTTATCGCCTACGCCCTCTCTTTGAACAGACCTAGTAACACCTCTAATATTCTTTCGCTCTCTTTGTTCTTTATACTACTATTCATAAACCCCAACCTACTGTTCCATATCGGATTTCAAATGAGCTACGCGGCCGTTTTTGCCATTGTTTGGATATATCCATTGCTACAAAAACTATGGTTTCCCAAACATAAAATAGTCCGTTATTTTTGGCAATTACTCTCGGTGAGTTTAGCCGCGCAGCTAGGTGTGCTGCCAATCAGTCTTTACTATTTTCATCAGTTCCCGGGTTTATTCTTTATTTCCAACCTACTTATCGTTCCCGTACTCGGAGCAATACTGGCTATCGGTATCTTAGTGATTTTACTCTCGCTTAATAACGCGCTACCGGATTGGTTGGTGTGGCTATTTAATAAACTTATCCTATGGATGAATACGGTAGTTGATTTGGTCGCGCAACAGGAGGCTTTTATCTTCAAGTCCATTCCCTTTGATCATATACAACTCGTTATTGGCTACATCGTCATTCTACTTATGATAGGTCTGTTGTCCAAGGTTACTTTTAAAAGATTGTCATTCTTTTTATTCGGCATTCTAGGCTTTCAACTTTGGACAATGTATGCTGATTACAATGCCAGCAAACAAAAGGACATTCTATTATTGCATCAAACTAGAAACACAGTTCTTATCCAAAGAAATGGTCGTTATTTGAACGTGTGGAGTAAGGACTCCCTAAAATCAAAGAACATCCTCACTAATTTCGAGGTACAGGAACGCATCTACAGAACAACGCACGATACACTGCGCCAAGCCTATCTTGCGGATAACCAGTCTTTCTTAATAATCGATAGCTTAGGCATATTTCCTGCAGCTAAAGAAAAAAATATTATACTATTGACCGATTCGCCAAAAATTAATTTGGAACGTCTGATACGGGATACACGACCAAAACTGATATTGGTGGACGGTAGCAATTACAAGAGTTACGTAGCCCGTTGGAAAAATACGTGTAAAAAAGCAAAACTCCCATTTCACTATACGGGTGAAATGGGAGCTTATTCTTTTATTTCCGAACCCTATTAG
- a CDS encoding carboxy terminal-processing peptidase: MKRNLAYVLVVMLIAVASCSFTNKTFENDDKDKLLLDLITYVLEKGHYEPKSINDDFSANVFEDFIDVIDPTKRYFLATDIKEFEQYKFQIDDQIKNTDITFFNMVYDRLLERMDDAKEIYKEVLKTPFDYNQDESISIKYENEDFVANKAELKERWRKQLKYATLGTYDSKVAHAEKDNADGAFDDHDHKAHSPEEAEKESRESTESTLDEFFDFIADLDRKDWFVQYINTIVDEFDPHTFYFAPDDKEKFDMNMSGKFEGIGARLQKKPEGAKIVEIISGGPVWRDARLEVGDQILKVGQNGEEPINIVGMRLDDAIKLIKGAQGTIVDLTVRKVDGSLEEVSLTRDVVELEESYAKSANIIRGDEKFGLINLPKFYVDFEDYSERNAASDVAKEVERLKQEGAEGLILDLRDNGGGSLKTVVEMAGLFIKSGPVVQVRSSSKEKDVYEDKDERIQWDGPLVILVNELSASASEILAAAMQDYKRAVVIGSKQTFGKGTVQNVIPLDNIVRSNEHGDLGAIKLTTQKFYRINGGSTQLEGVKSDVVVPDKYSYIDLGERDQSNPLKWDKITPAEYEIWDGYIDYDQTIANSKKRMAANAQIKLIEENAQWLKAEQEETEISLNYETYKEEKSKDKEKSNYFKSLSEYDSKLTFKSLKYEEALFTKDSVLREKRNRWHKNLAKDVYVEEAVNVLQDLKMNNIKNIQNGKLASVKG, from the coding sequence ATGAAAAGAAATTTAGCCTACGTTTTAGTAGTAATGCTCATAGCGGTTGCTTCTTGCAGCTTTACCAATAAAACTTTTGAGAATGACGATAAGGATAAACTATTGTTAGACCTTATAACCTATGTCTTAGAAAAAGGGCACTACGAGCCAAAAAGTATCAACGATGATTTTTCGGCTAATGTCTTTGAGGATTTTATAGATGTCATCGACCCTACAAAACGTTATTTTCTAGCGACGGATATCAAGGAATTTGAGCAATACAAGTTTCAAATAGACGATCAAATCAAAAATACGGATATTACTTTCTTCAACATGGTCTACGATAGATTGCTTGAACGCATGGACGATGCAAAGGAAATCTACAAAGAAGTGCTAAAGACCCCTTTCGATTATAACCAGGACGAAAGCATCAGTATTAAATATGAAAACGAAGACTTTGTCGCCAATAAAGCCGAATTAAAAGAACGATGGAGAAAACAGTTGAAGTATGCCACTTTAGGAACTTATGATTCTAAAGTTGCACATGCTGAGAAAGATAATGCCGACGGTGCTTTTGACGATCATGATCACAAAGCCCATTCTCCAGAAGAAGCAGAAAAAGAATCACGGGAATCTACAGAGTCTACTTTAGACGAGTTTTTCGATTTTATTGCAGATTTGGACCGTAAAGATTGGTTTGTACAGTACATCAATACTATAGTGGACGAATTTGACCCGCATACCTTCTACTTTGCACCGGACGATAAGGAAAAGTTTGATATGAACATGTCCGGTAAGTTTGAAGGTATTGGAGCCAGACTTCAAAAAAAACCGGAAGGAGCTAAGATTGTAGAAATTATTTCTGGCGGCCCAGTGTGGCGAGATGCCAGATTAGAAGTGGGCGATCAGATATTAAAAGTGGGTCAGAACGGAGAAGAGCCGATCAATATTGTTGGAATGCGTTTGGATGATGCCATTAAATTGATAAAAGGTGCGCAGGGAACGATTGTTGACCTTACGGTGAGAAAGGTAGACGGTTCTTTGGAAGAGGTTTCGTTGACCAGAGATGTGGTAGAGTTAGAGGAATCTTACGCGAAATCGGCCAATATTATTAGAGGTGATGAAAAATTTGGACTGATTAATCTGCCTAAATTTTATGTAGATTTTGAAGACTATAGTGAGAGAAATGCGGCTTCGGACGTTGCCAAAGAGGTAGAGCGTTTAAAGCAAGAAGGTGCAGAAGGTCTTATCTTGGACTTACGGGATAATGGGGGAGGTTCTTTAAAAACTGTAGTTGAAATGGCCGGTTTGTTCATTAAATCGGGTCCGGTGGTACAGGTAAGATCAAGTAGTAAGGAAAAAGATGTGTACGAGGATAAAGATGAAAGAATTCAGTGGGATGGCCCACTTGTAATACTGGTTAATGAACTATCTGCCTCGGCTTCTGAAATATTGGCCGCAGCGATGCAAGATTATAAGCGCGCAGTGGTTATAGGTAGCAAACAAACTTTTGGTAAAGGTACCGTACAGAATGTTATTCCTTTGGATAATATCGTACGTAGTAACGAGCATGGAGATTTAGGAGCCATTAAATTAACTACGCAAAAGTTTTATCGTATTAACGGAGGTTCTACACAGCTAGAGGGCGTTAAGAGTGACGTCGTGGTTCCGGATAAGTACAGTTATATAGATTTAGGAGAAAGAGACCAGTCAAATCCTTTAAAATGGGATAAGATTACACCTGCAGAATATGAAATATGGGACGGCTATATCGATTATGACCAGACCATAGCGAATAGTAAAAAGCGAATGGCTGCAAATGCCCAGATTAAACTTATAGAGGAAAATGCACAATGGCTTAAGGCGGAGCAGGAAGAAACGGAGATTTCTTTGAACTATGAAACCTACAAGGAAGAGAAATCTAAAGACAAGGAAAAATCAAATTACTTTAAGAGTCTTTCCGAGTACGATTCTAAACTTACCTTTAAATCACTGAAGTATGAAGAAGCTTTGTTTACAAAAGATTCTGTTCTCAGGGAAAAGAGAAACCGTTGGCATAAGAACCTAGCAAAGGATGTTTATGTAGAGGAAGCCGTAAATGTATTACAAGATTTAAAAATGAACAATATAAAGAACATACAAAACGGAAAATTAGCTAGTGTAAAGGGCTAG
- the surE gene encoding 5'/3'-nucleotidase SurE → MKKPLILVTNDDGITAPGLRSLVLLMKEIGDVVVVAPDSPQSGMGHAITLDSTLYATKMSSDFGASGVEEYSCSGTPADCVKLALQELLERKPDICVSGINHGANSSINVIYSGTMSAAIEAGIEGVPAIGFSLCDYSWDADFSQAKAFITNIVKEALDHGIPKDVVLNVNIPRLKTEEIKGVKICRQAKANWKEKFDKRTNPMGRDYYWLTGEFELLDKGEDTDEWALANGYVSLVPTQFDLTAHHAIQAINNWNLK, encoded by the coding sequence ATGAAAAAACCTTTGATACTGGTTACGAACGATGATGGAATAACCGCTCCGGGCCTTAGGTCATTGGTCTTGCTTATGAAAGAAATTGGGGATGTTGTGGTGGTTGCCCCCGACAGTCCGCAATCTGGAATGGGACATGCAATTACGTTGGACAGCACGCTTTATGCCACGAAGATGAGTTCCGATTTTGGAGCATCAGGAGTTGAGGAATATAGCTGTAGCGGCACACCCGCAGACTGCGTAAAACTAGCACTGCAGGAGCTCTTGGAAAGAAAACCTGACATCTGTGTAAGTGGCATAAACCATGGAGCCAACTCCTCTATAAACGTGATATATTCCGGAACTATGAGCGCTGCTATCGAGGCAGGTATCGAAGGAGTACCGGCCATTGGTTTTTCGCTATGCGATTACAGTTGGGACGCAGATTTCTCACAAGCCAAAGCATTTATTACAAACATCGTAAAAGAAGCCCTTGACCACGGCATACCAAAAGACGTAGTGCTCAACGTAAATATTCCTCGGTTAAAAACAGAGGAAATTAAAGGCGTTAAAATATGTAGACAGGCCAAAGCAAATTGGAAAGAAAAATTCGATAAAAGAACCAACCCCATGGGCAGGGATTATTATTGGCTCACAGGAGAGTTTGAATTATTGGACAAAGGGGAGGACACGGACGAGTGGGCCTTAGCCAACGGTTACGTCTCTTTAGTTCCTACACAATTTGACCTCACCGCTCACCACGCCATACAAGCTATAAACAACTGGAATTTAAAATGA